AAGACGACCCTGCTGCGCGCCATCGCCGGGTTGCACCCGGTGGATGAGGGCCGGATCGATCGGCCCGGGCGCATCGCGCTGCTGCCCCAGATGTCGGCGCTGGACCGGAGCTTCCCGATCTCCTGCCTCGATGTCGCGATGCTCGGCCACTGGCGGCGCTGCGGCGCCTTCGGGGCCGTCGCCCCCGTCGCGCGGGCGCAGGCGGAGGCGGCGCTGGATGCCGTGGGGCTGGGCGGCCTCGCGCGCCGGCCCGTGGGAAGCCTCTCCGCCGGGCAGTTCCAGCGCCTGCTCTTCGCGCGGCTGCTGGTGCAGGACGCGCCGGTGATCCTGCTGGACGAGCCCTTCAACGCCGTGGACGCCCGCACCGCTGCCGACCTGCTGCGGCTGGTGCGGGAATGGCACGGCCAGGGCCGCACGGTGGTGGCCGTGCTGCACGACCTCGACCTGGTGCGGCGGGAGTTCCCGCAGACCCTTCTGCTGGCCCGCGATGCCGTGGCCTGGTGCGGCACGGAGGAGGCGCTGGCCGCCTCCAACCGCCTGCGCGCCCGGATGATGTCCGAGGGCTGGGACGAGGCGGCGGCGGCCTGCGACCGCGCGGCCTGATCCCTTGCTCTACGATCTGCTGATCGGTCCGTTCGCCGAGTTCGGCTTCCTGCGGCGTGCCCTGGTGGGCTGCCTTGCCCTTTCG
This genomic window from Pararoseomonas sp. SCSIO 73927 contains:
- a CDS encoding ABC transporter ATP-binding protein, which produces MSGAIRLRDVTLSHDRHPAVHHVSGEFAPGSLTAIVGPNGAGKTTLLRAIAGLHPVDEGRIDRPGRIALLPQMSALDRSFPISCLDVAMLGHWRRCGAFGAVAPVARAQAEAALDAVGLGGLARRPVGSLSAGQFQRLLFARLLVQDAPVILLDEPFNAVDARTAADLLRLVREWHGQGRTVVAVLHDLDLVRREFPQTLLLARDAVAWCGTEEALAASNRLRARMMSEGWDEAAAACDRAA